Proteins found in one Microcella daejeonensis genomic segment:
- the tig gene encoding trigger factor: MVQSTVEKLSPTRVKIAITVTPEELKPSIEHAYKHIAESVSIPGFRKGKVPPPIVDQRVGRGEVLNHAVSEGLDGFFRAAVQEQKLRTLGRPSADVTDWPSEKDFSGDLKIEVEVDVRPEFDIPNYAGLELTVDTAEVTDEEVQAELDQLRSRFGTLITVDRPAATGDFVQIDLTATVEGNTVDTASSISYEVGSGELIEGIDEALDSLSAGETTTFESVLLGGDHEGKTAQIEVTVLSVKERELPEADDDFAQIASQFDTFAELTDDIREQVKRNKAFGQGAQARDLLLEKLLAEVEIPVPESLVEQEVHRHLENENRLEDDVHRAEVTESTKTTFTNQIFLDALAEKEEVKVSQQELTQYLIQGAAQYNMEPGEFIQLLDQNGQIPSMVGEVARSKALSVALSKAKVVDGNGDAVDLSAFTAAATEPVTDAIPDGDDEEAHDDHEGHNH, encoded by the coding sequence TTGGTCCAGTCCACGGTTGAGAAGCTGAGCCCCACCCGCGTCAAGATCGCCATCACGGTCACGCCGGAGGAGCTCAAGCCCAGCATCGAGCACGCGTACAAGCACATCGCCGAGTCGGTGAGCATCCCGGGCTTCCGCAAGGGAAAGGTTCCGCCGCCCATCGTCGACCAGCGCGTCGGCCGCGGCGAGGTTCTCAACCACGCCGTCAGCGAGGGCCTCGACGGCTTCTTCCGCGCCGCCGTGCAGGAGCAGAAGCTGCGCACTCTCGGCCGCCCCTCGGCCGACGTCACCGACTGGCCCAGCGAGAAGGACTTCTCGGGCGACCTGAAGATCGAGGTCGAGGTCGACGTGCGACCCGAGTTCGACATCCCGAACTACGCTGGGCTCGAACTGACCGTCGACACCGCCGAGGTCACCGACGAGGAGGTGCAGGCCGAGCTCGACCAGCTGCGCTCGCGCTTCGGCACCCTCATCACCGTCGACCGCCCCGCGGCGACCGGCGACTTCGTGCAGATCGACCTCACCGCCACCGTCGAGGGCAACACCGTCGACACCGCCAGCTCGATCTCGTATGAGGTCGGCTCGGGCGAGCTCATCGAGGGCATCGACGAGGCGCTCGACTCGCTCAGCGCCGGCGAGACCACCACCTTCGAGTCGGTGCTGCTCGGCGGCGACCACGAGGGCAAGACCGCGCAGATCGAGGTCACCGTGCTCTCCGTCAAGGAGCGCGAGCTGCCCGAGGCCGACGATGACTTCGCCCAGATCGCCAGCCAGTTCGACACCTTCGCCGAGCTGACCGACGACATCCGCGAGCAGGTCAAGCGCAATAAGGCCTTCGGCCAGGGCGCGCAGGCCCGCGACCTCCTCCTCGAGAAGCTGCTGGCCGAGGTCGAGATCCCCGTTCCCGAGTCGCTCGTCGAGCAGGAGGTGCACCGCCACCTCGAGAACGAGAACCGCCTCGAGGACGACGTGCACCGCGCCGAGGTCACCGAGTCGACGAAGACCACCTTCACCAACCAGATCTTCCTCGACGCGCTCGCCGAGAAGGAGGAGGTCAAGGTCAGCCAGCAGGAGCTCACCCAGTACCTGATCCAGGGTGCCGCGCAGTACAACATGGAGCCGGGCGAGTTCATCCAGCTGCTCGACCAGAACGGCCAGATCCCGTCGATGGTCGGCGAGGTCGCCCGCTCGAAGGCGCTCTCCGTCGCCCTCAGCAAGGCGAAGGTCGTCGACGGCAACGGCGACGCGGTCGACCTCTCGGCCTTCACCGCCGCGGCTACCGAGCCCGTCACCGACGCCATCCCCGATGGCGACGACGAGGAAGCGCACGACGACCACGAGGGTCACAACCACTAG
- a CDS encoding copper resistance CopC family protein, with amino-acid sequence MRRTTAAASIIGMSALLALGASLPASAHNYVVSSTPAEGEAVAAVPEGFVLTTNEAMLAPEGAAGAETAGFAIQVTDAAGLYYGDGCLEVAGTSMGMGAGLGAAGDYTLAYQFISADGHTVSDSYSFSYAPTGDAAVQTGLAEPPVCGEASVTGEPAAETGPSEVPDASAAPEASDEAAAPAPGDDTATTGVSDTDEVALVLGIVGGVLALLLVAGIVTAIVLRRRASGAGSNPVD; translated from the coding sequence ATGCGTCGCACCACCGCTGCAGCGAGCATCATCGGGATGTCCGCACTGCTCGCCCTCGGCGCCAGCCTGCCGGCGAGCGCCCACAACTACGTCGTCTCGTCGACCCCGGCGGAGGGCGAGGCCGTCGCGGCCGTGCCCGAGGGCTTCGTGCTCACGACGAACGAGGCGATGCTCGCCCCCGAGGGGGCGGCCGGCGCCGAGACCGCGGGCTTCGCCATCCAGGTGACCGACGCCGCCGGGCTCTACTACGGCGACGGGTGCCTCGAGGTGGCCGGCACATCCATGGGCATGGGCGCGGGGCTCGGAGCCGCAGGCGACTACACGCTCGCCTACCAGTTCATCTCGGCCGACGGCCACACCGTGAGCGACAGCTACTCCTTCAGCTACGCGCCCACGGGCGACGCCGCCGTGCAGACGGGGCTCGCCGAGCCTCCCGTCTGCGGCGAGGCCTCGGTGACCGGCGAGCCGGCGGCCGAGACGGGCCCGAGCGAGGTGCCCGACGCGAGCGCCGCGCCCGAGGCCTCCGACGAAGCCGCGGCGCCGGCGCCGGGCGACGACACCGCGACGACCGGGGTGAGCGACACGGACGAGGTGGCCCTCGTGCTCGGCATCGTCGGCGGCGTGCTCGCGCTCCTCCTCGTCGCCGGCATCGTCACGGCGATCGTGCTGCGTCGCCGGGCGAGCGGTGCGGGGTCGAACCCGGTCGACTGA
- a CDS encoding PH domain-containing protein — translation METAPMLTWTLQQEIPIPPDVTSLLVDGETAVASFSTFRDSATFTTRRLIVRDAQGITGKKVEIYSLPYSMISMWSSENAGMLDFNSEIELWTRAGHIKIKLAKGADIRRIDSLIAWAVLSVAKA, via the coding sequence ATGGAAACCGCCCCGATGCTCACCTGGACCCTCCAGCAGGAGATCCCGATCCCGCCTGACGTCACCTCGCTGCTGGTCGACGGGGAGACCGCCGTCGCCTCGTTCAGCACCTTCCGCGACTCCGCCACCTTCACGACCCGGCGTCTGATCGTGCGCGATGCTCAGGGCATCACCGGCAAGAAGGTCGAGATCTACTCCCTGCCGTACTCGATGATCAGCATGTGGTCGTCGGAGAACGCGGGGATGCTCGACTTCAACTCCGAGATCGAGCTCTGGACCCGCGCGGGGCACATCAAGATCAAGCTCGCGAAGGGCGCCGACATCCGCCGCATCGACTCGCTCATCGCCTGGGCCGTGCTCTCCGTCGCGAAGGCCTAG
- a CDS encoding GNAT family N-acetyltransferase has protein sequence MPRFRRPTPADLPALYRVCRQTGDAGADASSMYADPDLLGHLWCAPHAITDPALCEVVDDESGVAGYLVATADTPRFEAWCAQSWWPPLQARYPLEQARPAADQRLVRSIHAPETTPAAITGPFPAHLHINLLPRLQGQGAGRMLIERLLDRLRSRGVAGVHLGVDAANARAIGFYEHLGFSRVAVEDDGGIIMGMRLA, from the coding sequence ATGCCGCGCTTCCGACGCCCCACCCCCGCCGACCTCCCCGCCCTCTACCGGGTCTGCCGGCAGACCGGAGACGCGGGAGCGGATGCGAGCTCGATGTACGCCGACCCCGACCTGCTGGGCCACCTCTGGTGCGCCCCGCACGCCATCACCGACCCGGCGCTGTGCGAGGTCGTCGACGACGAGAGCGGAGTCGCGGGGTACCTGGTCGCGACGGCGGACACTCCGAGGTTCGAGGCGTGGTGCGCGCAGAGCTGGTGGCCTCCCCTGCAGGCGCGGTACCCGCTCGAGCAGGCGCGGCCCGCGGCCGACCAGCGGCTCGTGCGGAGCATCCACGCGCCCGAGACGACGCCCGCCGCGATCACCGGGCCGTTCCCGGCGCACCTGCACATCAACCTGCTGCCGCGGCTGCAGGGGCAGGGGGCGGGCCGGATGCTCATCGAGCGCCTGCTCGACCGCCTGCGCTCGCGGGGCGTCGCCGGGGTGCACCTCGGTGTCGACGCCGCGAACGCGCGTGCGATCGGCTTCTACGAGCACCTGGGCTTCTCGCGGGTCGCCGTCGAGGACGACGGCGGCATCATCATGGGCATGCGGCTCGCCTGA
- a CDS encoding ATP-dependent Clp protease proteolytic subunit, whose amino-acid sequence METPNLGGSPLAMPSSRYILPSFEERTAYGYKRQDPYAKLFEDRIIFLGVQVDDASADDVMAQLLVLESQDPDRDIVMYINSPGGSFTAMTAIYDTMQYIRPEIQTVVLGQAASAAAVLLAAGTPGKRLALPNARVLIHQPATGDAGRGQASDIEIQAKEIARLREWLEETLAHHSNRTKEQVNKDIDRDKILIAQEALEYGLIDQVLTSRKTLNALTA is encoded by the coding sequence ATGGAAACCCCGAACCTCGGCGGCTCCCCGCTCGCGATGCCGAGCAGCCGCTACATCCTCCCCAGCTTCGAGGAGCGCACCGCCTACGGCTACAAGCGCCAGGACCCGTACGCGAAGCTCTTCGAGGACCGCATCATCTTCCTCGGCGTGCAGGTCGACGACGCGAGCGCCGACGACGTCATGGCGCAGCTGCTCGTGCTCGAGTCGCAGGACCCTGATCGCGACATCGTCATGTACATCAACAGCCCCGGCGGCTCGTTCACGGCCATGACGGCGATCTACGACACGATGCAGTACATCCGTCCCGAGATCCAGACGGTCGTGCTCGGCCAGGCGGCCTCCGCCGCGGCCGTGCTGCTCGCGGCCGGCACCCCGGGCAAGCGTCTCGCCCTGCCGAACGCGCGCGTGCTCATCCACCAGCCCGCCACGGGCGATGCGGGCCGCGGTCAGGCCTCCGACATCGAGATCCAGGCGAAGGAGATCGCGCGTCTGCGCGAGTGGCTGGAGGAGACCCTGGCCCACCACTCCAACCGCACCAAGGAGCAGGTTAACAAGGACATCGACCGCGACAAGATCCTCATCGCGCAGGAGGCCCTCGAGTACGGCCTGATCGACCAGGTGCTCACGAGCCGCAAGACGCTCAACGCGCTGACCGCGTAA
- a CDS encoding ATP-dependent Clp protease proteolytic subunit, whose product MAEPAMPNSVFDRLLKDRIIWLGSEVRDDNANEIAAKLLLLAAEDPEKDIYLYINSPGGSITAGMAIYDTMQFVPNDIVTVGIGMAASMGQLLLTAGTKGKRYITPNARVLLHQPHGGFGGTSSDIQTQAALITDMKHRLAAITAEATGKSVEQVNADGDRDRWFNAQEALEYGFVDHIRSSATDIVGGGGTQA is encoded by the coding sequence ATGGCCGAACCGGCAATGCCCAACAGTGTTTTCGACCGCCTTCTGAAAGACCGGATCATCTGGCTCGGTTCCGAGGTGCGCGATGACAACGCCAACGAGATCGCGGCGAAGCTCCTGCTTCTCGCTGCCGAGGATCCTGAGAAGGACATCTACCTCTACATCAACTCGCCCGGTGGCTCGATCACCGCGGGCATGGCCATCTACGACACGATGCAGTTCGTGCCGAACGACATCGTCACGGTCGGCATCGGCATGGCCGCCTCGATGGGCCAGCTGCTGCTGACGGCGGGCACGAAGGGCAAGCGCTACATCACGCCGAACGCCCGTGTTCTGCTGCACCAGCCGCACGGCGGCTTCGGCGGAACCTCGAGCGACATCCAGACGCAGGCCGCGCTCATCACCGACATGAAGCACCGTCTCGCGGCCATCACGGCCGAGGCGACGGGCAAGTCGGTCGAGCAGGTCAACGCCGACGGAGACCGCGACCGCTGGTTCAACGCGCAGGAGGCCCTCGAGTACGGCTTCGTCGACCACATCCGCTCCTCGGCCACCGACATCGTCGGCGGCGGCGGAACCCAGGCCTAG
- a CDS encoding YcnI family protein, whose translation MITRHLAIPAVVAGTLLALAAPTAASAHVSASASSSAPGAYTVVTLSVPHGCEGSPTQVVTIDIPESVPSVTPTINPLWTVEKVMVPLDEPVESAYGEPLTERVGQIVYTSTTGGLEDGFRDVFALSLQLPDGEEGDAVEFRTTQTCTEGTAVWEGEDVPSVVLAGAAEAGHGASDEATSDDEASDDETATTTAAEGDASAASATTTATGQGDVLARVLGVLGLLVGTVGVALAIISRRAARASA comes from the coding sequence TCCCCGCCGTCGTCGCGGGCACCCTGCTCGCCCTCGCCGCCCCCACCGCGGCCTCCGCCCACGTGTCGGCCTCCGCCTCGAGCTCGGCTCCCGGCGCCTACACCGTCGTCACCCTCAGCGTCCCCCACGGCTGCGAGGGCTCGCCCACGCAGGTCGTCACGATCGACATCCCCGAGTCGGTGCCGTCGGTCACCCCGACGATCAACCCGCTGTGGACGGTCGAGAAGGTCATGGTGCCGCTCGACGAGCCCGTCGAGAGCGCCTACGGCGAGCCGCTCACCGAGCGCGTCGGCCAGATCGTCTACACCTCGACCACCGGCGGGCTCGAGGACGGGTTCCGCGACGTCTTCGCGCTCTCGCTCCAGCTGCCGGACGGCGAGGAGGGCGATGCCGTCGAGTTCCGCACCACGCAGACCTGCACCGAGGGCACCGCCGTCTGGGAGGGCGAGGACGTTCCCTCGGTCGTGCTCGCCGGCGCCGCCGAGGCCGGCCACGGCGCGAGCGACGAGGCGACCTCCGACGACGAGGCCTCCGACGACGAGACCGCCACGACGACCGCCGCCGAGGGCGACGCGAGCGCGGCATCCGCCACCACCACCGCCACAGGACAGGGCGACGTTCTCGCCCGCGTGCTCGGCGTTCTCGGACTCCTCGTGGGTACCGTGGGCGTCGCGCTCGCCATCATCAGCCGTCGCGCCGCGCGCGCCTCGGCCTAA